A genome region from Bradyrhizobium sp. WSM1417 includes the following:
- a CDS encoding VirB3 family type IV secretion system protein, with protein MDEAVLRFVVPVHRALTEPILMGGAPRAVAIVNGTLAAALGLGLRLWIAGLVLWFIGHMAAVWAARRDPAFVDVVRRHLRIPGHLNL; from the coding sequence ATGGACGAGGCGGTCCTACGTTTTGTCGTGCCCGTTCACCGTGCGCTTACCGAGCCGATTCTGATGGGTGGTGCGCCGCGGGCGGTCGCGATCGTCAACGGCACGTTGGCGGCCGCCCTCGGCCTCGGACTGCGGCTCTGGATCGCAGGTCTTGTCCTTTGGTTCATCGGCCACATGGCCGCCGTCTGGGCCGCCAGGCGCGATCCCGCCTTCGTCGATGTCGTGCGGCGACATCTGCGCATTCCCGGTCATCTCAACCTCTGA
- the trbL gene encoding P-type conjugative transfer protein TrbL: MTGTGIIDQFLETFTRYIDNGFGLLGGEVGYLATTLAAIDITLAALFWSWGTDEDIIARLVKKTLFVGVFVYLIGNWNNLARIVFESFAGLGLKASGSSISASDFLRPGKIAQVGLDAGRPMLDSISNLMGYISFFENFVQIVVLLFAWIMVLLAFFILAIQLFVTLIEFKLTTLAGFVLIPFGLFGKTAFAAERVLGNVISSGIKVLVLAVIVGIGSTLFSQFTSGFGGAQPTIEDAMTLVLAALSLLGLGIFGPGIANGLVSGGPQLGAGAAIGTGIAAGGVVAAGAGLAAGGAGLAGGALAGAGRGGAAIVSGASAAYRSGGLAGVAEAGGSAAMSPLRRAAAAFAGSGQASEPAASTSTEGQPDWARRMKRAQTIRHGASAAGHAVRSGDHSGSGSSVDLSEGER; this comes from the coding sequence ATGACAGGCACCGGCATCATCGACCAGTTCCTTGAAACGTTCACCCGCTATATCGACAACGGCTTCGGGCTTTTGGGCGGCGAGGTCGGGTATCTCGCGACAACGCTTGCCGCCATCGACATCACGCTTGCCGCGTTATTCTGGAGTTGGGGCACGGACGAGGACATCATCGCGCGTCTCGTCAAGAAAACGCTGTTCGTTGGGGTCTTCGTCTATCTGATCGGCAATTGGAACAACCTCGCACGGATCGTCTTCGAGAGCTTTGCCGGTCTCGGACTGAAGGCATCTGGATCAAGTATTTCGGCCTCCGACTTCCTGCGGCCGGGAAAGATCGCTCAGGTCGGACTCGATGCGGGTCGGCCGATGCTCGATTCGATCTCGAACCTGATGGGCTACATCAGCTTCTTCGAGAACTTTGTCCAGATCGTCGTCCTCCTGTTCGCCTGGATCATGGTTCTGCTGGCCTTCTTCATTCTGGCGATCCAGCTCTTCGTCACGCTCATTGAGTTCAAACTCACGACGTTGGCGGGCTTCGTACTCATCCCCTTTGGCTTGTTTGGCAAGACGGCCTTCGCGGCGGAGCGGGTGCTCGGCAACGTCATATCCTCCGGGATCAAGGTTTTGGTCCTGGCCGTCATCGTGGGCATTGGCTCAACCTTGTTCTCACAGTTCACGTCGGGTTTTGGCGGCGCGCAGCCAACGATTGAAGATGCGATGACGCTGGTGCTCGCGGCCCTGTCCTTGCTGGGCCTCGGTATCTTCGGTCCGGGAATCGCAAATGGCCTGGTCTCAGGCGGACCCCAGCTCGGCGCCGGCGCCGCGATTGGGACGGGCATTGCTGCCGGCGGCGTTGTTGCAGCGGGTGCCGGCCTTGCCGCCGGTGGCGCTGGTCTGGCTGGTGGTGCGCTCGCAGGTGCGGGGCGCGGTGGAGCTGCCATCGTGAGTGGCGCATCCGCGGCGTATCGAAGCGGCGGCCTTGCCGGTGTCGCGGAGGCGGGTGGCTCGGCTGCCATGAGCCCGTTGCGTCGAGCCGCGGCCGCATTCGCCGGCAGCGGTCAGGCGAGTGAGCCGGCCGCAAGTACGTCCACCGAGGGGCAGCCCGATTGGGCGCGGCGCATGAAACGCGCCCAGACCATTCGGCACGGCGCGTCGGCGGCCGGCCACGCGGTGCGCTCCGGCGATCATAGCGGCAGCGGCTCTTCTGTCGATCTCTCGGAAGGAGAGCGCTGA
- the trbJ gene encoding P-type conjugative transfer protein TrbJ, translated as MRRLGLFAAAGSIALTLCIAAPARAQWIVFDPNNYVQNVLTAARELQQISNQITSLQNEAQMLINQARNLASLPYSSLQQLQSSIKRTQQLLAQAQRIAYDVPQIDRAFSTSYAPASGSLSNQVLISNAQSRWQNSVAALQDALRVQAGVVSNLDINRVQTSALVTSSQGASGALQATQAGNQILALQAQQLADLTATVAAQGRAQSLEAAQRAAAQDQGREQLRRFLTPGQGYQSQDVRMFH; from the coding sequence ATGAGGCGCCTTGGTCTATTCGCCGCCGCTGGCAGCATCGCCCTGACCCTTTGCATCGCGGCGCCCGCACGAGCGCAGTGGATCGTCTTCGATCCCAACAACTACGTGCAGAACGTGCTGACTGCCGCGCGCGAGCTGCAGCAGATCAGCAACCAGATCACCTCGTTGCAAAACGAAGCGCAGATGCTGATCAATCAGGCCAGGAATCTGGCAAGCCTGCCGTATTCATCGCTCCAGCAACTGCAATCCTCGATCAAGCGGACCCAGCAGTTGCTGGCCCAGGCCCAGAGGATTGCTTACGACGTCCCGCAGATCGACCGCGCGTTCTCGACCAGCTATGCACCGGCCAGCGGCAGCCTATCCAATCAGGTGCTGATCAGCAACGCTCAATCGCGCTGGCAAAACTCGGTGGCCGCGTTGCAGGACGCGCTCCGGGTCCAGGCCGGCGTCGTGAGCAACCTCGATATCAATCGCGTCCAGACATCGGCGCTGGTGACGTCGAGCCAGGGTGCCAGCGGCGCCCTGCAGGCGACCCAGGCCGGCAATCAGATCCTCGCGCTTCAGGCGCAGCAGCTCGCCGATCTCACCGCCACTGTCGCGGCACAGGGCAGGGCGCAGAGCCTTGAAGCGGCGCAGCGCGCGGCAGCTCAGGACCAGGGGCGCGAACAGCTCCGGCGATTTCTGACGCCGGGGCAGGGCTATCAATCCCAGGACGTGCGGATGTTTCACTGA
- a CDS encoding SDR family NAD(P)-dependent oxidoreductase, translating to MTERPIDPAASVSPKERPLGPVRLPVVLEGQPAVVTGANSGIGRAVALGLAASGADVVVNYVVDPQAADDVAHQVEALGRKAITIKADVSNEGDVQSMFSKAKGHFGTLHIVVNNAGLQRDALSRHDARTVGQSHRRQSHGPVPLCQRSRS from the coding sequence ATGACAGAGAGGCCGATCGATCCTGCTGCCTCGGTCAGTCCGAAGGAGCGACCTCTAGGGCCCGTTCGCCTTCCCGTCGTGCTGGAAGGACAGCCTGCGGTAGTGACGGGGGCAAACTCGGGAATCGGGCGCGCAGTGGCCCTTGGACTCGCGGCTTCTGGCGCTGATGTCGTCGTCAACTACGTCGTTGACCCACAAGCAGCGGACGACGTGGCCCATCAAGTCGAGGCGCTTGGCCGCAAGGCGATCACGATCAAGGCAGACGTCAGCAACGAGGGCGACGTTCAGTCGATGTTTTCCAAGGCTAAAGGTCATTTTGGAACGCTGCACATCGTGGTCAACAATGCCGGATTGCAGCGTGATGCCCTTTCACGACATGACGCTCGAACAGTGGGACAAAGTCATCGGCGTCAATCTCACGGGCCAGTTCCTCTGTGCCAGAGAAGCCGTTCGTGA
- a CDS encoding SDR family oxidoreductase, which translates to MPFHDMTLEQWDKVIGVNLTGQFLCAREAVREFKKRGVVKNISAAAGKVVCMSSVHQEIPWAGHANYAASKGGVMQMMRSLAQEVAPLAIRVNGVAPGAIRTPINRPAWETREAYDSLMTLVPYRRIGEPNDVAQAVAWLVSDAADYVVGTTLFIDGGMMLFPGFASGG; encoded by the coding sequence ATGCCCTTTCACGACATGACGCTCGAACAGTGGGACAAAGTCATCGGCGTCAATCTCACGGGCCAGTTCCTCTGTGCCAGAGAAGCCGTTCGTGAATTTAAGAAGCGAGGTGTGGTGAAGAACATCTCCGCGGCAGCTGGGAAAGTTGTGTGCATGAGCTCCGTCCATCAGGAGATCCCCTGGGCGGGTCATGCGAACTATGCGGCCTCAAAGGGCGGCGTCATGCAGATGATGCGAAGCTTGGCGCAAGAAGTTGCTCCGCTGGCAATCCGGGTCAATGGCGTCGCGCCTGGAGCCATCCGTACACCGATCAACCGACCGGCGTGGGAAACCAGGGAAGCCTACGACAGCCTGATGACACTGGTCCCCTATCGGCGCATCGGTGAGCCAAACGATGTCGCGCAAGCGGTCGCATGGCTGGTTTCAGATGCGGCCGACTACGTGGTTGGCACTACCTTGTTCATCGACGGCGGCATGATGCTCTTCCCGGGCTTTGCAAGCGGGGGATAG
- a CDS encoding TrbC/VirB2 family protein has product MRPRFRTLREAALLAIASPVVLTTAPAWAAGSNMPWEQPLNQILQSVEGPVAKIIAVIIIVVTGLTLAFGDSSGGFRRLIQIVFGLSIAFAASSFFLSFFSFGGGMVI; this is encoded by the coding sequence ATGCGTCCACGATTCCGTACTCTTCGAGAAGCTGCTTTGCTGGCGATTGCCAGCCCGGTTGTGCTGACGACAGCGCCCGCATGGGCTGCGGGCTCGAACATGCCGTGGGAGCAGCCGCTCAATCAGATCCTGCAGTCGGTCGAGGGGCCGGTCGCGAAGATCATCGCGGTCATCATCATCGTCGTGACCGGGCTCACGCTCGCGTTCGGCGATTCATCCGGTGGCTTCCGCAGGCTGATCCAGATCGTGTTCGGTCTGTCGATCGCGTTCGCCGCCTCGAGCTTCTTCCTGTCGTTCTTCTCTTTCGGTGGCGGCATGGTGATCTGA
- a CDS encoding MFS transporter, with amino-acid sequence MNSFAAGELGPGLEPLAMIGLGVAAALTAGLKSIVLWFPSERVALMNGYMVMLGSLGAVTATAPAEHLIAWMGWRPLFEILAAATGATAALIYIVVPERAVIPPTGLTPGTLSSVFGDQRFWRIAPLSATCVGSAWSLQGLWAAPWLTDVGGFDRASVVAQLFTMSVVLCGGAWLFGMTVHYTKRRGIGTEPILAIISEVFIAAELALMLRAPLPSILPWSLIAIVGTATVVSFAVIADYFPPELAGRANGALNVLHFGWAFLAQFGTGLILEQWPTVDGHRTVLAYQVAFGANVAVQITAFVWFTLPWFGSSGRRMGSIPLFQPASVSDKAETFMPYEQLLVVMPADADAEW; translated from the coding sequence ATGAATTCCTTTGCCGCCGGTGAGCTTGGGCCAGGTCTCGAACCCCTCGCAATGATCGGCCTTGGGGTGGCCGCGGCATTGACGGCTGGATTGAAGTCCATCGTTCTCTGGTTTCCGAGCGAACGCGTGGCTTTGATGAACGGCTACATGGTCATGCTGGGTTCGCTCGGAGCGGTGACCGCGACAGCTCCCGCCGAACATTTGATCGCCTGGATGGGCTGGCGACCGCTCTTTGAAATCCTGGCGGCGGCAACCGGCGCCACGGCCGCGCTCATCTATATCGTGGTTCCTGAACGAGCCGTCATCCCGCCAACAGGATTAACGCCCGGCACACTGAGCTCCGTCTTCGGCGATCAGCGTTTTTGGCGAATTGCCCCGTTGTCAGCCACTTGCGTGGGATCGGCCTGGTCTCTGCAAGGATTGTGGGCGGCGCCGTGGCTAACCGACGTCGGGGGGTTTGATCGTGCGAGTGTTGTCGCACAGCTATTCACAATGTCGGTCGTCCTTTGTGGCGGTGCCTGGTTGTTCGGCATGACGGTCCATTACACCAAGCGAAGAGGAATCGGGACGGAGCCGATATTGGCGATCATTTCCGAAGTGTTTATCGCTGCTGAGTTAGCGTTGATGCTGCGAGCGCCGTTGCCGTCCATCTTGCCCTGGTCTCTGATCGCAATTGTCGGAACGGCAACCGTGGTCAGTTTCGCAGTGATAGCGGACTACTTCCCGCCGGAGCTTGCCGGTCGTGCCAATGGTGCCTTGAACGTCTTGCACTTTGGCTGGGCATTTTTGGCCCAATTCGGGACAGGCCTGATTCTGGAGCAATGGCCGACGGTAGATGGCCACCGAACTGTCCTGGCGTATCAGGTCGCGTTCGGTGCCAACGTGGCGGTACAGATCACCGCGTTCGTCTGGTTCACTCTACCATGGTTTGGATCCTCCGGGCGACGGATGGGTTCAATTCCGCTCTTCCAGCCTGCTAGCGTTTCCGACAAGGCCGAAACGTTCATGCCGTACGAACAATTGCTCGTGGTCATGCCGGCGGATGCCGATGCGGAGTGGTGA
- the trbF gene encoding conjugal transfer protein TrbF, producing MFRRPSIHYGRMPEPVTPYQKAAQVWDERIGSARVQAKNWRLMAFGCLLLSGGLAGGLVWQSAQGSITPWVVEVDRLGQAQRVAPANIDYQPTDAQIAYHLARFIEDVRGLPADGIVLRQNWLRAYDFTTDRGAAALNDFARNNDPFARLGKAQISVDVSSVIRASPHSFRVAWTQRIYENGSLSATERWTAILTVAIETPRDAERLRKNPLGVYVRAINWSKELGQ from the coding sequence ATGTTCAGACGACCTTCCATTCACTACGGGCGCATGCCCGAGCCGGTCACACCCTACCAAAAGGCAGCGCAGGTCTGGGACGAACGCATCGGATCGGCGCGCGTGCAGGCCAAGAATTGGCGCTTGATGGCCTTTGGTTGCCTCTTGCTCTCGGGCGGCCTGGCCGGTGGACTTGTTTGGCAATCAGCACAGGGATCGATCACGCCCTGGGTCGTCGAGGTCGATCGCCTGGGACAGGCGCAACGGGTTGCGCCGGCCAACATCGATTATCAGCCCACCGACGCTCAGATCGCCTATCACCTGGCGCGCTTTATAGAGGACGTCAGAGGGTTGCCGGCCGACGGCATCGTTCTGCGCCAGAACTGGCTTAGGGCGTATGACTTTACGACGGATCGTGGCGCGGCCGCGCTCAACGATTTTGCGCGCAACAACGATCCGTTTGCCAGGCTGGGCAAGGCGCAGATCTCCGTCGATGTCTCGAGCGTCATCCGCGCGTCTCCGCACAGCTTCCGGGTCGCGTGGACCCAACGCATCTACGAGAATGGCTCGCTGAGTGCGACCGAGCGCTGGACCGCCATTCTCACGGTGGCAATCGAGACGCCGCGCGATGCCGAACGCCTGCGCAAGAATCCCCTTGGCGTCTACGTCCGCGCCATCAACTGGTCGAAGGAGTTGGGTCAGTGA
- the trbB gene encoding P-type conjugative transfer ATPase TrbB, protein MLRSALGAAIAGYLEDDAIVEVMLNPDGRLWIDRLSSGLVDTGETLSAADGERIVRLVAHHVGAEVHASSPRVSAELPGTGERFEGLLPPVVAAPAFAIRKPAVAVFTLDDYVAAGTMTSGQAQALRSAVATRKNILVTGATSTGKTTLTNALLAEVAKTVDRVVLIEDTRELQCKAPNLVALRTKDGVATLSDLVRSSLRLRPDRIPIGEVRGAEALDLLKAWGTGHPGGIGTIHSGSALGALRRLEQLIQEAVITVPRALIAETINLVAVLAGRGADRRLAELALVTGLGAAGDYSLSPAGD, encoded by the coding sequence ATGCTGCGGAGCGCACTTGGCGCGGCGATCGCCGGCTACCTGGAAGACGACGCTATCGTCGAGGTGATGCTCAATCCCGATGGGCGGCTTTGGATTGACCGACTGTCGAGTGGCTTGGTTGACACTGGCGAAACCTTGTCTGCCGCGGACGGCGAGCGCATCGTTCGTCTGGTGGCTCACCATGTAGGCGCGGAGGTGCACGCAAGCTCACCACGCGTCTCGGCCGAACTTCCCGGAACCGGCGAACGGTTCGAAGGCCTGTTGCCTCCAGTCGTTGCTGCTCCTGCCTTCGCTATCCGTAAGCCAGCGGTCGCCGTCTTCACGCTGGACGATTACGTCGCTGCCGGCACCATGACGTCCGGGCAAGCCCAGGCCCTGAGGAGTGCGGTCGCCACTCGCAAGAATATCCTGGTGACCGGTGCTACCTCGACCGGCAAGACGACACTAACCAATGCTCTTCTGGCCGAGGTGGCGAAGACCGTTGATCGCGTCGTCCTGATCGAAGATACGCGTGAACTTCAATGCAAAGCGCCCAATCTCGTCGCGCTACGGACCAAGGATGGCGTAGCCACTTTATCTGACCTTGTCCGCTCCTCGCTTCGACTGCGTCCTGACCGCATCCCAATTGGCGAGGTCCGAGGGGCCGAAGCTCTCGACCTTCTCAAGGCCTGGGGCACCGGGCACCCTGGCGGCATCGGCACTATTCATTCGGGTAGTGCGCTCGGTGCCCTGCGGCGACTTGAGCAGTTGATCCAGGAAGCGGTCATTACGGTTCCGCGGGCCCTGATCGCCGAGACCATCAACCTCGTCGCCGTGCTCGCAGGTCGCGGCGCTGACCGTCGCCTCGCTGAACTCGCCCTTGTCACAGGGCTTGGCGCCGCCGGCGACTACAGCCTTTCACCAGCAGGAGACTGA
- the trbG gene encoding P-type conjugative transfer protein TrbG, protein MIETTRDMCSKAPIQYRRFSSSSCKLPALRRALLPALLLGTSALAGCATYIPPEISYDAEVPPLPAPPAALDDRPRPLHVPPLWKPVLGGKSGAKEDAEPVSRVETANSAARVEPRKRGYFNAAQIYAFSPGALYQVYAAPGQITDLALEEGEQLTGSGPIAAGDTVRWVVGDTESGSGDTRRVHILVKPTRASIETNLVVNTDRRTYLIELRSRERPYMPSVAWYYPETVREQSRSVALRPVIPDPAQRVFRYAIEGDSPPWRPLAAYDDGRKVYIEFPQGIVQGEMPPLFVIGPDGKTELVNYRAHGNILIVDRLFAAAELRLGGEHQQKVRIVRTDGRPSS, encoded by the coding sequence GTGATCGAGACGACGCGTGACATGTGTTCAAAAGCCCCGATCCAATACCGCAGGTTCAGCTCGAGCAGCTGCAAGCTCCCGGCTTTGAGGCGAGCCCTTTTACCAGCTCTGCTGCTTGGCACATCAGCCCTCGCGGGGTGCGCGACCTACATTCCGCCGGAAATCAGCTATGACGCGGAGGTCCCGCCGTTGCCAGCGCCTCCAGCGGCACTCGACGACCGGCCTCGGCCCCTTCACGTTCCGCCGCTCTGGAAACCCGTTCTCGGGGGCAAGTCGGGGGCGAAGGAAGACGCTGAACCCGTGAGCCGGGTTGAGACAGCAAACAGCGCGGCGCGCGTCGAGCCGCGCAAAAGGGGATACTTCAACGCTGCGCAGATTTACGCCTTCAGCCCGGGGGCGCTCTATCAGGTCTACGCCGCTCCCGGACAGATCACGGACCTTGCGCTGGAAGAGGGAGAGCAATTGACGGGATCTGGACCGATCGCGGCCGGAGATACCGTGCGCTGGGTCGTGGGCGATACCGAGAGCGGGAGCGGGGATACGCGCCGCGTCCACATTCTGGTGAAGCCGACCCGGGCTTCGATCGAGACCAATCTTGTCGTCAATACCGACCGGCGCACCTACCTGATTGAGCTCCGCTCCCGCGAACGGCCTTATATGCCGTCTGTTGCTTGGTACTATCCGGAAACCGTTCGCGAACAATCGCGCTCAGTCGCCCTCAGACCCGTCATTCCAGATCCAGCGCAGCGTGTGTTTCGCTATGCGATCGAGGGCGACAGTCCACCCTGGCGGCCGCTCGCAGCGTATGACGACGGCCGAAAGGTCTACATCGAATTCCCGCAAGGGATCGTCCAGGGGGAGATGCCACCGCTGTTCGTCATCGGTCCCGACGGCAAGACCGAGCTCGTCAACTATCGCGCCCACGGCAATATCTTGATCGTGGATCGACTGTTTGCAGCCGCAGAATTGCGGTTGGGCGGTGAGCACCAGCAAAAAGTCAGAATCGTCAGGACTGACGGGAGGCCGTCGTCATGA
- the trbE gene encoding conjugal transfer protein TrbE — protein sequence MMNLAEYRHSNARLADFLPWAALVDEGIILNKDGSFQRTAKFRGPDLDSAVSAELVGVAGRLNNALRRLGSGWAVFVEAQRHSAGSYPPSTFPDVASALVDAERRAQFEEAGAHYESSYFLTLLYLPPEEGAAKAERLLYEGRDRTVGADAREVLRGFVDQTSRVFGLLEGFMPECAWLDDQATLTYLHSTISTKRHRVRVPEIPMYIDALLADQPLTGGLEPMLGSANLRVLTIVGFPGATTPGILDDLNRLPFSYRWSTRAIMLDKTDATKLLTKIRRQWFAKRKSIGAILKEVMTNEASTLLDTDAHNKALDADAALQELGSDQIGQAFVTATITVWDGDPNAADEKLRLVEKVIQGRDFTCMIETVNAVEAWLGSLPGHVYANVRQPPVSTLNLAHMIPMSAVWAGEARDLHFGGPPLLFGKTEGSTPFRFSLHVGDVGHTLVVGPTGAGKSVLLALMAMQFRRYPNSQVFAFDFGGSIRAAALAMGGDWHDLGGALSDGGDQPVALQPLAWIDDPSERGWATEWVGAILARERVEISPEVKDHLWSALTSLASAPRGERTLTGLSVLLQSNALKRALQPYCLGGSSGRLLDAEFERLGESSVQAFETEGLIGTSAAPAVLAYLFHRIGDRLDGRPTLLIVDEGWLALDDEDFAGQLREWLKTLRKKNASVIFATQSLSDIDGSAIAPAIIESCPTRLLLPNERAIEPQITAIYRRFGLNDRQIELLSRATPKRDYYCQSRRGNRMFELGLGEVALAFTAASSKTEQATIAQLLAEHGPDGFVPAWLQHRGAAWATDLIPSLVNLEKSQ from the coding sequence ATGATGAACCTTGCCGAATATCGCCATTCCAACGCGCGTCTCGCCGATTTCCTGCCTTGGGCTGCCCTGGTCGATGAGGGCATCATCCTGAACAAGGACGGCTCCTTCCAGCGGACAGCGAAGTTCCGTGGACCCGACCTCGACAGTGCGGTGTCGGCTGAGCTTGTCGGTGTCGCAGGGCGTCTGAATAATGCGTTGCGTCGTCTCGGCTCCGGCTGGGCCGTCTTCGTTGAGGCCCAGCGCCATTCTGCTGGTAGCTATCCACCGAGCACCTTTCCGGATGTCGCGTCCGCGCTGGTTGACGCCGAGCGCAGGGCTCAGTTCGAGGAGGCCGGCGCCCACTACGAGTCCAGCTACTTCCTGACCTTGCTCTATCTGCCTCCGGAGGAGGGCGCAGCCAAGGCAGAGCGACTGCTCTATGAAGGGCGCGATCGAACCGTTGGAGCAGACGCACGCGAGGTACTTCGCGGCTTTGTCGATCAAACCAGTCGCGTGTTCGGGCTTCTCGAAGGGTTCATGCCAGAATGCGCCTGGCTCGATGATCAGGCAACGCTGACCTATCTGCACTCGACGATTTCGACCAAACGTCATCGCGTTCGCGTGCCCGAAATTCCCATGTACATCGATGCGCTGCTGGCGGACCAGCCGCTGACCGGCGGTCTCGAGCCGATGTTGGGCTCGGCCAATCTGCGTGTTCTCACGATCGTCGGATTTCCGGGCGCGACGACGCCTGGAATTCTGGATGACCTCAATCGCCTGCCATTCTCGTACCGCTGGTCGACGCGGGCGATCATGCTCGACAAGACCGATGCCACCAAGCTTTTGACCAAGATCCGCCGGCAGTGGTTTGCCAAGCGGAAGTCGATCGGGGCCATCCTCAAGGAGGTCATGACCAACGAGGCGTCGACGCTGCTCGATACCGACGCCCACAACAAGGCGCTTGATGCCGACGCGGCCCTGCAGGAACTGGGTTCGGACCAGATCGGGCAGGCCTTTGTCACCGCGACCATCACGGTCTGGGACGGCGATCCCAATGCTGCAGATGAAAAGCTCCGCCTGGTCGAGAAGGTCATTCAGGGCCGCGATTTCACCTGCATGATCGAGACGGTGAACGCTGTCGAAGCCTGGCTCGGCAGTCTGCCCGGGCATGTCTACGCCAATGTGCGGCAGCCGCCGGTTTCGACTCTCAACCTTGCCCATATGATTCCGATGTCGGCCGTGTGGGCGGGCGAGGCGAGGGATCTGCATTTTGGCGGTCCACCGCTGCTGTTCGGCAAGACCGAGGGATCGACACCGTTCCGGTTTTCGCTGCACGTCGGTGACGTCGGCCACACCCTGGTGGTCGGGCCGACAGGTGCGGGCAAGTCGGTCCTGCTGGCGCTGATGGCAATGCAATTCCGCCGCTACCCGAACTCCCAGGTGTTTGCGTTCGATTTCGGTGGATCGATCCGCGCCGCCGCGCTCGCCATGGGCGGCGATTGGCATGATCTCGGCGGTGCCTTGTCCGACGGAGGCGATCAGCCCGTCGCACTGCAGCCACTGGCCTGGATCGACGATCCGTCGGAGCGCGGCTGGGCCACCGAATGGGTCGGTGCAATCCTGGCACGCGAAAGGGTCGAGATCTCCCCGGAGGTCAAGGACCATCTGTGGTCGGCACTGACGTCTCTCGCGTCAGCGCCGAGGGGGGAACGTACGCTTACGGGCCTCTCAGTCCTCTTGCAATCGAACGCCCTGAAACGCGCCCTGCAACCCTATTGCCTTGGCGGTTCGTCCGGGCGCCTGCTTGATGCTGAATTCGAGCGCCTCGGCGAGTCCTCCGTGCAGGCGTTCGAGACCGAAGGGTTGATCGGAACGAGCGCGGCCCCGGCCGTGCTGGCGTACCTGTTCCATCGCATTGGAGATCGGCTCGACGGCCGTCCCACGCTTCTCATCGTCGATGAAGGGTGGCTCGCCCTCGACGACGAGGATTTTGCCGGCCAGCTCCGGGAATGGCTGAAGACGCTTCGCAAGAAGAATGCGTCCGTTATCTTCGCCACCCAGTCGCTTTCGGACATCGACGGCTCGGCTATCGCGCCGGCGATCATCGAGAGCTGCCCAACACGCTTATTGCTGCCGAACGAACGGGCCATCGAACCTCAGATTACGGCCATCTACCGCCGCTTCGGCCTCAATGATCGCCAGATCGAGCTTCTGAGCCGGGCAACGCCCAAACGCGACTATTACTGCCAGTCTCGTCGCGGCAACCGGATGTTCGAACTCGGGCTTGGCGAAGTTGCGCTCGCATTCACCGCAGCCTCCTCCAAGACGGAGCAGGCGACCATCGCACAGCTCCTCGCCGAGCATGGACCTGATGGCTTCGTGCCGGCCTGGCTCCAGCATCGCGGCGCCGCCTGGGCCACGGACCTGATTCCGAGTCTCGTCAATCTGGAGAAGTCGCAATGA
- the trbK-alt gene encoding putative entry exclusion protein TrbK-alt, with translation MTDTGPFKALSLLISVGVLVVAGCAIHLRGGEETSASPTAEQTKDVDRSDLARCRTISSEDAADYQHCQKVWAENRRRFFGKRDGAAAAETGVIAAPKDQSRMPQRYPAAELPEENKP, from the coding sequence ATGACCGACACAGGCCCATTCAAGGCGTTGTCGCTACTCATTTCAGTCGGGGTGCTGGTGGTCGCAGGCTGCGCAATTCACCTCCGTGGCGGGGAAGAAACCTCTGCGTCACCAACGGCAGAGCAGACCAAAGACGTCGATCGTTCCGACCTCGCCCGCTGCCGCACCATCTCTTCGGAAGATGCAGCGGACTATCAGCATTGCCAGAAGGTCTGGGCCGAAAACCGCCGTCGCTTCTTTGGCAAGCGGGACGGTGCTGCCGCCGCAGAAACCGGCGTGATAGCCGCGCCAAAAGATCAGAGCCGGATGCCGCAGCGATATCCGGCCGCCGAACTGCCCGAGGAAAATAAACCATGA